A single genomic interval of Aureliella helgolandensis harbors:
- a CDS encoding FHA domain-containing protein: protein MAEWTAFCTLTHLRKLRLIVSMQASYFLKLVSDAASNLPEVEVPSDRAATIGRAPTCTFAFPEDLRISSVHFEIRAEPSGCQLRDLQSTNGLFRNQQRISTATAVEGDEIQAGDSIWRLEVRGNAGYAPPTSAVPLSSWEHAPTPPPIAVTRSRTTSAPARAARLVLTSHEGHSRTFQAGEETTIGRTELAQWVFPDDGQMSSCHMRISLTGDDWQVQDLQSSNGTYVNGVRVTQIALHEGDQILSGQTRFNVGLQLPVATPALPQTPPSTTRPPTVVPPPPHSDFDGSPTSGGPTSDRPAAAAPPLSAPVEIAKMPELTGDAFEAPVDSRSTSYSETSDHVIDGGDTDVQEDEPLETPQPHTETAASPTATPTPSTPAPGVSPTSGSHAVEPEEPLFEAREMGTVLEESEDSSNCGVEIASQSAAPLSQQPLPHGTATLLHRGVAQSEDPVDVGLRLLQTTNGWVVNGNEIEFWHEATQQDTVSADDLGLTPIRAEDASWILQFSALRGTGKAWLLFSSGDVKQVENTLLQLQSAQAANAASLPMLTAAGLAELLASQAADEVEPLFGPIDAILVETHDGSTWEIYGKPAFTSLWDTQ, encoded by the coding sequence ATGGCTGAATGGACTGCGTTCTGCACACTCACCCATCTTCGCAAACTTCGCCTAATTGTTTCCATGCAAGCCTCCTATTTTCTGAAGCTAGTTTCCGACGCAGCCAGCAACCTTCCGGAAGTCGAGGTTCCCTCCGACCGTGCAGCGACCATTGGACGTGCCCCCACCTGTACGTTCGCGTTCCCCGAAGACCTACGGATATCGAGCGTCCACTTCGAGATACGCGCCGAACCGTCAGGCTGCCAGCTTCGCGATTTGCAAAGCACCAATGGGCTCTTTAGAAATCAACAGAGGATTAGCACGGCCACCGCGGTCGAGGGTGATGAGATTCAAGCCGGCGATTCGATATGGCGCCTCGAAGTGCGTGGCAACGCGGGCTACGCACCTCCAACTAGCGCTGTCCCTCTGTCATCTTGGGAGCACGCCCCTACGCCCCCGCCGATTGCAGTCACGCGCTCCCGCACCACCAGCGCTCCCGCGCGCGCGGCTCGCTTGGTATTGACCAGCCATGAAGGTCACTCGCGCACCTTCCAGGCAGGAGAAGAAACGACCATCGGCCGTACCGAGCTAGCGCAGTGGGTGTTCCCCGACGATGGGCAGATGTCGAGTTGCCATATGCGGATCTCGCTGACCGGTGACGACTGGCAAGTGCAGGATCTGCAGAGTAGCAATGGCACGTATGTGAATGGCGTTCGTGTAACCCAAATTGCACTGCACGAAGGCGATCAAATACTGAGTGGGCAAACTCGATTCAACGTCGGCCTCCAACTTCCAGTTGCAACGCCCGCATTACCGCAAACTCCTCCATCGACAACACGCCCCCCCACAGTCGTCCCACCCCCCCCACACTCTGATTTCGACGGCAGTCCAACTTCTGGCGGTCCAACTTCCGATAGGCCGGCAGCTGCAGCTCCTCCACTCTCCGCGCCGGTGGAAATTGCCAAAATGCCAGAGCTCACTGGAGATGCATTTGAGGCTCCAGTCGACTCCCGTAGCACCTCTTACTCCGAGACAAGCGATCATGTAATCGACGGCGGTGACACCGACGTCCAGGAAGACGAGCCTCTGGAGACTCCGCAGCCTCACACGGAAACCGCAGCGAGCCCAACAGCAACGCCTACTCCCTCTACGCCAGCGCCGGGCGTCTCCCCTACCAGCGGCTCGCATGCGGTCGAACCCGAAGAGCCGCTGTTCGAAGCCAGAGAAATGGGCACAGTCTTAGAAGAAAGCGAGGATTCCTCGAATTGCGGCGTAGAAATCGCATCGCAGTCTGCCGCCCCGTTGTCGCAACAACCACTACCACACGGCACCGCTACACTGCTCCACCGTGGCGTCGCCCAGAGCGAAGACCCCGTCGATGTCGGCCTGCGGTTGCTGCAAACCACCAACGGCTGGGTAGTCAACGGAAACGAAATAGAATTTTGGCATGAAGCCACCCAGCAGGACACTGTCTCCGCCGATGACTTAGGGCTCACTCCGATTCGCGCGGAGGACGCGAGTTGGATCCTTCAGTTTTCTGCCCTGCGTGGCACTGGCAAAGCCTGGCTCTTGTTTTCCTCAGGCGATGTAAAGCAAGTTGAGAACACATTGCTTCAGCTTCAGAGTGCTCAGGCCGCCAACGCTGCATCACTGCCAATGCTCACGGCGGCTGGCTTAGCGGAGCTGCTGGCCAGCCAAGCAGCCGACGAAGTGGAACCACTGTTTGGCCCAATCGACGCGATTCTAGTGGAAACGCATGACGGCAGCACTTGGGAGATCTATGGCAAGCCTGCGTTTACCTCCCTGTGGGATACGCAGTAA